One Aegilops tauschii subsp. strangulata cultivar AL8/78 chromosome 2, Aet v6.0, whole genome shotgun sequence genomic window, CCTCCTGGTGAGCCAGTACTCCCTGTACGGGTACGACGCGGCGGCGCACCTGACGGAGGAGACCAAGGGCGCCGACAAGAACGGCCCCATCGCCATCCTCTCCAGCATCGGCATCATCACCGTCTTCGGCTGGGTCTACATCCTCGCCCTCACCTTCAGCATCCAGGACTTCGGCTACCTCTACGACCCGGCCAACGAGACCGCCGGCACCTTCGTCCCGGCGCAGATACTCTACGACGCGTTCCACGGCCGGTACGGCAGCTCCACGGGCGCCATCGTGCTGCTCTTCATCATCTGGGGCTCCTTCTTCTTCGGCGGCCTCTCCATCACCACCAGCGCCGCCCGGGTGGTGTACGCGCTGTCGCGGGACCGCGGCGTCCCCTTCTCCAGCGTGTGGCGCAAGATCCACCCCACGCGCAAGGTGCCCGGGAACGCCGTGTGGCTGTGCGCCGCCGTGTGCGCGCTGCTGGGCCTGCCCATCCTGTGGATCAACGTGGTGTTCACGGCCATCACCTCCATCGCCACCATCGGCTGGGTGGGGGGCTACGCGGTGCCCATCTTCGCCCGGATGGTGATGCGGGAGGAGGACTTCCGCCCGGGGCCGTTCTACCTCCGGGGAGCCAGCCGGCCCGTCTGCCTCGTGGCGTTCCTGTGGATCTGCTACACCTGCTCCGTCTTCCTGCTCCCCACCGTGTACCCAATCAAGATGGATACCTTCAACTACGCGCCCATCGCGCTCGGCGTCGTCCTGGGGCTCATCATGCTCTGGTGGGTCGTCGACGCCAGGAAGTGGTTCACGGGACCCGTCAGGAACATCGACGAGCAGATCGACCACAACGCCGGCGGCGACGGCAATGGCAATGTCAAGGTCTGAGACTGAGAGCCAAGTAGTCATGTGTTGTCATTCTTTTTCGTTGTGCTCTGCTCGTGTGTGCGTGTTTTATCGTCTGGTCAGTGAACTTAGTTTAGGTTGTGGAGACATGGCATGTGTCATACCGAAGAAACTAGAGATAGGTGGAAGCCTGACGAAATCAAACATTTTCAAGAACGAACAGAGCCATGAATCGTGAAGCTGTCTTTTGTTCTTTCGATCGAAAACATTGTGGGCTGAAATGAATGGAAAGGAGTGCCAAATAATTGACTGGCACGAGAGGAGTTAATGGAATGAATGAATACCCATTAACTTTCTAAAAAAAATCTTGATGGCACGTTGTGCAGTGGAAGAAACGAATTCAtgttcctttcctttttttttttaGAAAGATAGGATAGACACAAATGATCACAACACATACCCATACTCTCTCCTACAACCACCTTCGAAAGAGTGGGCTGACATATCTTAAGATTGACGAAGTCAAAAGAATAGTCACAGAGAGTATGAAATAATCCAGGAGATATGCGAGCAGACGTATAAATTAGGAATTGAACCCGATGATCTGATTCCACCACAAAAAATCTAACCATCCATTATTTCTAATAAAGGATAAAGATTCAATGAGGTAATAGGTCAGCCAACACTCATATTTGGTAAGTGTTAGCAGAAAGGAAAACAACATAATTGGAAAGTATGAATTAATAACATAAAATACGGAAATGTTAACTAACGACCGTTTGCCAGGGGGCCAAATTTATACTATTAAAAACCCAGCGAACACTCTCTTCTGCCGGATTCGTTGCATGAATCTTGGTGTAGGGGATAGGAGAAACTTCAGATTTTAAACTCGTTCGCTGTGATACAAAACCCAGCGAACATTATCCTATTAAAAACACTACCGCGCACCCAATccctttttctctctcttttttactAGATTGCAAAATATGTTTTTTTCTAGGTACATGGCATTTAAAAGAAAATAACATGTCAGTTTTTAGAATCTTTTGAACTTTGTCACATGGAAAATTTAAACATTTTTTCCTATTGTTCAAAAGTCAAGTTTGTTTTTGTACATGACAGATTTACTATCAATAACATGCTATTTTTATTATTAAAAGGATGGCATTTTCATTATTAAACAGAAGACATTTTTATTTTCTAATATTCAGAAGTCAAGTTTGTTTTTTGCACATGAAAGTTTTATTAATACTCTGAAAATGTGCTTGTATATATTTCTGCAAAGGCCCTCTTTCAGATATAGAGATGTATATTTCATATATGTTAACCTGAAACATAAATTAATTGTTTTTACATGATAAGAACCCATTTTCAAAATAATCTGGAACTAAACATGTGTGTTGTTTAACACCAAAATTTGAATCTAACTACTTAGGGTGAATGAACTTCAATCAAATCATATTATATTATGAATCTGTTTCATGTTCTGCACCAAACAAAAAAGAGCAAGGAGCACTAAAGAACAATAGGCATGGGAGGCATGAAGAAAACTCAACTGACGCCTCTTTCTGCATTGCACTAGGAACTGAGATAGCTTTAGCATTCCGTCACGTTTCCATGTCGATTACTCTTAGGTCCCATTTCTTCCTTTTCATGTCTCACAATGGACATCTCATATCATATGAGTATAGCATATGtatgttttattttttatttcctaAAGTTATTTAGCAAACAAAAAGGAATAGGAAGGAGTGCCTAAGAACAATAGCAAGAGAGGCATCGGGAAATGCCAAACTGAATTTCCACCTCAAGAAAAGAGGTAAAGAACCAGTAAAGTTAGGATTTCCTCTATGTTCTCATTCCCACTGCTCTTACACCCTCTCTTTCTTCCTCTTACTAGCTCACTTTTGAGATTTCTCATCGAATATGTGCAAACATATAGTTGATTTATAAGCTAAAGCAATACAACAAGCCAAAAAAGAAAGAGGAACGAGTGCTTTAGAATAATAGGAATGGGAGGCATCGGAAACACCATACTCAATTCTAACCTCTGATACTAGAGGTTAAAACCGAGCAAGTTAGGGTTTCCTCCATGTTCCCATTCCCACTACTCTAAGACCATCTTTTCTTCCTCTTTTAGGCTCGCCTTCGTGGTCTCATGTTATCTAAATATGTGGACACATGTATATGGTTTGTCCATTGGAGCTCTCTCGTAAGCCAAAAGGAATAGGAAGGAGTGCAGAAGAACAGTAGGAATGGGAGGCATCAGGAAAGGATCCATCTGAAATATCCGCACCCCAACACTAGAGGTACAAACAAAAAGAAGGTCTTTCCTCCATGTTCCCATTCCGAGTGCTCTTCAGCTCTCTCTTTCTTCCTCTCCCCGGCTTAGATTTAGTGCCTACAAATGTAACTAAACAAAAACTCTCGTACAACAAGCTTGACATGCTGGACAAGGTGTTTCAGCTTTGAGGTATAAATAATGGGTGGTGCAGGATATCCAGGACCTTGAAGGATAAAGCAATGAAGACACTTGGTGCGTGTGGGCACCATTCTATAGTCAATGATAATGGGGCCACATATTCATTGACCCTATACTATGGTCCTCAGCTCTTAATTTCGGGCACTTGCGTGTAGATCCCTTTACTTACCTTCATTACACATATCCGAAACTATACATTATATCAATACCAACCTTCTTTTAGAATAATATATGTACATAACTGCATTTATAATGTCAAAATATGTTGGAATAATAAGTTACGATCAGATAAATAATATGAAATTGAAAATATTAGACCCTCTTAGGTAAGCTTGGAAAAAAATACACAACAGTGGAAAAGAACCACGACGTGATAATAAATTGGAACATAAGGTACTTTAGACATGAGCTGCACTATTAGAGATGACAGAATGTGATTAACACATGATAAGACATCACTCATATCATAGAAACCAAAATTTATTTAGTTTGTTTTATCAAGATAAAATGTTTATGTTCCTATTCTTCTTTAAGTAATTTAGTATCCAAATTCCGCAAGATGTACGCAATTTCATGGCACGAGAAAATATAGGGAAAACATATCACCAAAGTAACCATCACCTTTCATCCCAAGGTGGAAAACACATGAAGGTATCGTAATCATATATTTTGTCCAAACTCACTATACACATAGTTTTTTGATAACAAGGTTCGGAGATAAAGGAAGAACAAGATCCTGAAGAGAGGATGGTACTTCTTCCACCCGGCGAAGTACTTCTCAGTTCAACCTTGTAGCTTGGCCACAATCCATCCAAGTATTAAATCACCAGGTTGATATGCGAATAGCCAGCAAGGTTCAAGAGATGGGAAATAAGCTTTGTCCCACACACCAAAGAAATATAGAAAAGAACTACACCATTTTATGATCAAGTGTACAAAGTCTAGTGGAGTTTACAATTTTTGAAGATGCAGATTATCTTGTTGCATTCAAGGTTGTTTCTTGGTAGCTTTCCATTAGTTCGCTCTCACGACTGAACTCACTAGGAATTGATGATAAAAATAATCTGCAATGCATATATTGTTACATGTTTTGTGTGcagattatcatgttttgcacttTGATTTATGCTCGTACTCTTAACTATATTGGTCAATAGTGGTGTGTCATTGATGTGATTTACTCTCCAGCATGAGTTCAACATAATGAACTAGTGTACCATTCTATGTGTTAAAGTTGTGTGCGTCATCTTGTTTACTCTGAAAATGTGCTTGTATATATTTCTACAAAGGCCCTCTTTGATATATATAGATGTATATTTCATATACATTAACCTGAAAGGTAGATTGATTGTTTTTACATTAACCTGGAACTAAACACGTGTGTTGTTTAACACCAAAATTTGGAATCTAACTATGTAGGGttgtaggatcggaagtatgtctagaggggggggggtgattagactacttgaccaaataaaaatctagccttttcccaattttatgtcttggcagattttagcaactgaacacaagtcaagcaatcagcctacacatgcaattctaagagtatagcagcggaatgtaaataattgcatatgaaggtaaaggggaggagtttggagggagcaaacgcaatgtagacacggagatttttggcgtggctccgataggtggtgctatcgtacacccacgttgatggagacttcaacccacgaaaggtaacggttgcgcgagtccacggagggccccacccacgaagggtccacgaagaagcaaccttgcctatcccaccatggccatcgtccacgaaggacttgtctcacttgggtagatcttcatgaagtaggcgatctccttgcccttacaaactccttggttcaactccacaatcttgacggaggctcccaagtgacacctaaccaatctaggagacaccactctccaaaaggcaATAGAtgatgtgttgatgatgaactccttgctcttgtgcttcaaatgatagtctccccaacactcaactctctctcacagatttggatatggtggaaagatgatttgagtggaaagcaacttggggaaggctagagatcaagattcttgtggttggattggaatatcttggtctcaacacatgagaatgtggttctctctcagaaaatgagtagtggaagtgtaggcacgttctgatggctctctctcgaatggagaagggggtggaggggtatctatagcctccacacaaaatctaactgttacacacaatttaccaaacttggtgggaccgaatagGGAAACTCGGTAAGACCGACCTGTTTCAAAATGTGAAccttaggcttttcggtgggaccgacaatACGAACTCGGTAAGACCGATGCGCTAGGGTTgaaacctcatctcggtgagaccgatcacatgaactcggtgagaccgattttagTAGTAAGCAAACAGAGACTTGGTcgggcaaactcggtgggaccgactgctcatttcggtgagaccgaaatgttacaaaaaggaaacagagagtttgcattgccaactcggtgggaccgatcgctcatctcggttagaccaaaacgttacaaagggaaacgtagagtttgcaatcccatctcggtgagaccgagatccctatcagtgagaccgaactgattagggtttgtggcaatggctatgtcaagtgaactcggtggcgccggatagatcaaatcggtggggccgagtttgactttaggtttaggacatatgtggaaatgagaaagtggttgagggattttggagcatatcactaagcattttgagcaagcaagccattaagcaacacctcatccccttttaattgtattggcttttcctatgaactcaatgtgatcttggatcactaaaatgaaaatgtaggatcttgagcttttgccaatatgtgtccttagcattttgaggggtccacatctctagtccatgccatacCAATCATTATACTTTCTGAAACATTaatcttgaatggatattagtttagtgagatatatgttgttatgaattaccaaaaccacccggggattagttgcactttcaatctccccctttttggtaattgatgagaacatatagatcaaagcttcgacaaatgataatataAATGAAGTACATCGtcactttgagaagtatgtgataagcaagagctccccctaaatttgtgcattatttaaaatttgcttttgaatgcaaatgcacaatcgattaggatcatgggttatcacatacatcttggtggagtgctcaaaatgatagaatatGAAATATGCACTCATTACCAAGACAAGATATGAATGATCATACATGAGAGATAGAATATCATCATTCAAGCACAAACATTAAAGTATGATATGATCAAGCACATTATCaaataagtatctcacacacacataagtAGAGTATCAACCAAACGAGCAAGCAAATAAAGTAGCAAGAGAGGCAAAAGAAgcaaacacacactctctctcgaagcctatgatctatacactttctccccctttggcaacaagttatcaaaaagcttgaaaatgcatagtgctatgcggctCTCTAAGCACGATCTCTGGGAGCTCCGGAGTGCGAAGATGGCGTGGAGAGAACAGCATCTTCGAAGACTTCGGCTGACGTCTGAGGATCTGGAGGGGCTGCCACTGGAGGGGCAACTGAGGTTGTGGCTCTAGAGTCAATCACTGGCACTGCTACAGACCTCTATCTTCTTGGCACCCTCTGATAAGCATCTGTGGTTGTCCTGTCACTCCTGTCCTCAAGGTCTTCTTGTATATTCTCAACTGAAGTCTGAATCTCAGTGACTTTGACATCCAAGTCATGTAACTTTGTCTCAAAGATCCTCTCAAGGCTTTCTTGATTTTGAGTCAGGGTAGCTAGTCCTTTCTCTATTCTCACAGTGGCCTCAAGCAGATAGCTGAGCTAGTCCTGCTTGGTCTTGAGATTGACTGTTGAAGGATCTGGAATCTTTGAAGCTTTTTCAGcctgttgatacgtctccaacgtatctataatttttgattgttccatgctattatattatctgttttggatgtttaatgggctttattatgcacttttctattatttttgggactaacctactaaccaaaggcccagtgcaaattgctgtttttttgcctatttcagtgtttcgcagaaaaggaatatcaaacggaatccaaacggaatgaaaccttcgggagcgttatttttggaacaaacgccatccaagagacttggagtggacgtcaaggaagcaacgaggcggccacgaggtagggaggcgcgcccaggggggtaggcgcgccctccaccgtcgtcgctccaccgacctacttctttcgcctatatatactcatataccctgaaaacatccaagagcaccacgaaaccctatttccaccgccgcaaccttctgtacccatgagatcccatcttggggccttttccggtgctccgccggagggggaatcgatcacggagggcttctacatcaacaccatagcctctccgatgatgtgtgagtagtttaccacagaccttcgggtccatagttattagctagatggcttcttctctctctttggatctcaatacaaagttctcctcgattctcttggagatctattcgatgtaattctttttgcggtgtgtttgtcgagatccgatgaattgtgggtttatgatcaagattatctataaacaatatttggttcttctctgaattcttatatgtatgatttgatatctttgcaagtctcttcgaattatcagtttggtttggcctactagattgatctttcttgcaatgggagaagtgcttagctttgggttcagtcttgcggtgtcctttcccagtgatagcaggggcagcaaggcacgtattgtattgttgccatcgaggataagaagatggggtttatatcatattgcttgagtttatccctctacatcatgtcatcttgcctaatgcgttacgccgttcttatgaacttaatactctagatgcatgctgcatagcggtcgatgtggggagtaatagtagtagatgcagaatcgtttcggtctacttgtcacggacgtgatacctatatacatgatcatgcctagatattctcataactatgcgcttttctatcaattgctcgacagtaatttgttcacccaccatagattatgctatcttgagagaagccactagtgaaacctatggcccccgggtgtatcttccatcatattattttcctatcaatttgctatttttgccgccgtttattttgcaatctttactttccaatctatatcatgaaaatacaaaaatatttatcttattatctctatcagatctcacttttgcaagtggttgtgaagggattgacaacccctttatcgcgttggttgcaaagttcttatttgtttgtgtaggtacaaggtgACTTGcatgtaacctcctactggattgataccttggttctcaaaaactgagggaaatacttacgctactttgctgcatcaccctttcctcttcaagggaaaaccaacacatgctcaagaggtagcaagaaggatttctggcgccgttgccggggaggcttacgccaagtcaagtcaagatttgatctcccagcaactagccatttctggcaccgttgccggggagatctacgcacaagtcaagacataccaagtacccatcacaaattcttatccctcgcattacattatttgccatttgcctctcgttttcctctcccccacttcacctttgccgttttattcaccctctttttccgttcgtctcttttcgcttgcttcttgtatGCCTGTTTGCCCTGATGGCCTTGCCTAAAAGCGTTGATCCTCACCTTAgaaggttggaagaaattgaaaacaatgttagaagctttatgactttgcaatttgagcataataatttctttagaaacgagcttaaagaacaaaaaagctttatgtagtacatgaataaagagcttgatgatatgtataaggaattttatggtttgaaatctcagtttgctcatcttgaaaacttaatagcccaaatttcggataagcaggccaccttagttaataagatggccgccaaACCGGAAGAGCTAGAAggtaataatgatgaagatctagaagtgattgatgtgtctcctattaaatctttgttttgcaatatgaatcttgataatgatgggactggagatgagtcaactttacttAAAAGGCATCCCAATGATTCATATTTTTTAGATCTTGaagcaaaaattggtaaaagtgggattgaagaggtcaaaactttacatagcaatgaacccactattttggatttcaaggaatttaattatgataattgttctttaatagattgtatttccttgttgcaatccgtgttaaattctcctcatgcttatgatcaaaataaagcttttactaaacatatcgttgatgctttaatgcaatcttatgaagaaaagcttgaattagaagtctctatccctagaaaactttatgatgagtgggaacctactattaaaattaatattaaaGATCACGAATGCTATGccttgtgtgatttgggtgctagtgtttccacgattccaaaaaccttgtgtgatgtgttaggtttccgtgaatttgatgattgttctttaaacttgcatcttgcggattccaccattaagaaacctatgggaaggattaatgatgttcttattgttgcaaataggaattatgtgcccgtagattttattgttcttgatatagattgcaatcctacatgtcctattattcttggtagacctttccttagaacgattggtgcaattattgatatgaaagaaggaaatattagattccaatttctgttaaggaaaggcatggaacactttcctagaaataaaattaaattaccttatgaatctattatgagatccacTCATGGATttcataccaaagatgataatacctagatctattcttgcctttgtgcctagctaggggcgttaaacgatagcgcttgttgggaggcaacccaattttatttttgtttcttgctttttgtttatgtttagtaataaataattcatctagcctctggttagatgtgtttttatgttttaattagtgtttgtgccaagtagaacctttgggaagacttgggtgaagtctttatgatcttgctgtaaaaaacagaaaccttagcgctcacgagattagctgccattttttactggagagtgattttaggttgattctttttgcag contains:
- the LOC109781997 gene encoding amino-acid permease BAT1 encodes the protein MAGAQVVDSGEKRLNELGYKQELRREMTLFKTLAISFSTMTLFTGITPLYGSSLQYAGPASLVWGWVVVSFFTWFVGIAMAEICSSFPTTGSLYFWAAHLAGPVWGPLASWCCAWLEAIGLIAGIGTQAYAGSQVLQSIILLCTGTNKGGGYLAPRWLFLVMYLGLTFIWAVFNTFALEVIAFLDVISMWWQVVGGTVIVIMLPLVAKTTQPASYVFTHFETTPEVTGISSGAYAVVLSLLVSQYSLYGYDAAAHLTEETKGADKNGPIAILSSIGIITVFGWVYILALTFSIQDFGYLYDPANETAGTFVPAQILYDAFHGRYGSSTGAIVLLFIIWGSFFFGGLSITTSAARVVYALSRDRGVPFSSVWRKIHPTRKVPGNAVWLCAAVCALLGLPILWINVVFTAITSIATIGWVGGYAVPIFARMVMREEDFRPGPFYLRGASRPVCLVAFLWICYTCSVFLLPTVYPIKMDTFNYAPIALGVVLGLIMLWWVVDARKWFTGPVRNIDEQIDHNAGGDGNGNVKV